A genomic stretch from Streptomyces sp. QL37 includes:
- a CDS encoding ATP-binding cassette domain-containing protein, whose protein sequence is MILRGVGRRYGLRGPWVLRGLDLELPARTLVRIEGPNGVGKSTLLRLLAGVDAPTEGHVTGRPRAAYVPERFPAALPFTAAGYLVHMGRVHGLPTAEAAARAQEWLARFGAAGHARTPLAELSKGTSQKVAVAQALLAEPDLLVLDEAWTGLDTAARHELDLAVAERVAEGATVVFVDHDPRRLAGAADLAYRLEGRTLTPAAVDSPGDAGPRVRIEATGRPPAALPPGLPGAPVVERDAGNPAAVRLTTTAAHSDTLLQALLTARPPWHVTGLSQLPVPAPVPAATDGAAVGQVPRPAPGAPSAAPAASVPETVSRPARAVRPPVGATAAVIRYQAATLARSQRWLAPLLLYAAVLGIGVQAGQPLLDSLGFAAAALLPAAAWFTRLSVTQEPLAARTVTASAVGPSRAHRASLLTGLGCALALGAAGTGIVLLVSAPVGTDHTVAVPLLPAALAGLLAAGCSALLGAAVGALCARPVLHRHGWSLAATVLGALLALVTQGSPARAAVTGLVSGSLTGTVRVPLLPLAGALAVAAVVGAVTSRIAALRE, encoded by the coding sequence TTGATCCTTCGAGGAGTGGGCCGCCGGTACGGCCTGCGCGGCCCCTGGGTGCTGCGCGGGCTCGATCTGGAGCTGCCCGCGCGCACCCTGGTCCGGATCGAGGGCCCCAACGGTGTCGGCAAGTCGACTCTGCTGAGGCTGCTCGCCGGCGTCGACGCGCCGACCGAGGGACATGTCACGGGCCGGCCACGCGCGGCGTACGTCCCCGAACGCTTCCCGGCGGCGCTGCCGTTCACCGCGGCCGGCTACCTCGTCCACATGGGCCGCGTCCACGGCCTCCCGACCGCCGAGGCCGCCGCGCGGGCCCAGGAGTGGCTGGCGCGCTTCGGGGCCGCCGGGCACGCCCGTACACCTCTCGCGGAACTCTCCAAGGGGACCAGCCAGAAGGTCGCCGTCGCCCAGGCGCTCCTCGCCGAACCGGACCTCCTCGTCCTGGACGAGGCCTGGACCGGACTGGACACCGCGGCCCGGCACGAACTGGACCTGGCCGTCGCCGAGCGGGTCGCCGAGGGCGCCACGGTGGTGTTCGTCGACCACGACCCGAGGCGGCTCGCGGGGGCGGCCGACCTCGCGTACCGGCTGGAGGGCCGCACGCTCACCCCGGCGGCGGTGGATTCGCCCGGCGATGCCGGCCCGCGCGTCCGGATCGAGGCGACCGGCCGACCGCCCGCCGCCCTCCCGCCAGGGCTGCCGGGCGCACCCGTGGTGGAACGGGACGCGGGGAACCCGGCCGCCGTCCGGCTCACGACCACCGCGGCGCACTCGGACACCCTGCTGCAGGCCCTCCTCACGGCCCGTCCGCCGTGGCACGTCACCGGGCTCTCACAGCTCCCCGTACCGGCCCCGGTGCCCGCCGCCACGGACGGGGCGGCCGTCGGTCAGGTGCCCCGTCCCGCTCCCGGCGCACCGTCCGCGGCCCCCGCCGCTTCCGTGCCGGAGACGGTCTCGCGCCCGGCCCGTGCGGTCCGTCCGCCGGTGGGTGCCACGGCCGCCGTGATCCGCTACCAGGCCGCGACGCTGGCACGCTCCCAGCGCTGGCTCGCGCCCCTCCTCCTGTACGCGGCGGTCCTGGGCATCGGCGTACAGGCGGGGCAGCCCCTGCTGGACTCGCTCGGTTTCGCCGCCGCGGCGCTGCTCCCCGCGGCCGCCTGGTTCACGCGGCTGAGCGTGACCCAGGAGCCGCTCGCCGCGCGGACCGTCACCGCCTCCGCCGTCGGGCCGTCGCGCGCCCACCGCGCCTCGCTGCTCACCGGCCTGGGGTGCGCGCTCGCCCTGGGCGCCGCCGGAACGGGGATCGTCCTGCTGGTCAGCGCACCGGTCGGCACCGACCACACCGTGGCCGTACCGCTTCTCCCCGCCGCGCTCGCCGGACTGCTCGCCGCCGGGTGCTCCGCGCTGCTGGGAGCGGCGGTCGGGGCGCTCTGCGCCCGGCCGGTCCTGCACCGGCACGGCTGGTCGCTCGCCGCCACCGTGCTCGGCGCGCTGCTCGCCCTGGTGACGCAGGGCTCACCCGCGAGGGCCGCGGTGACGGGCCTGGTCTCCGGCTCGCTCACCGGCACGGTGCGGGTGCCGCTCCTGCCCCTGGCGGGTGCCCTCGCCGTCGCCGCCGTGGTGGGCGCTGTCACATCCCGGATCGCCGCTCTGCGCGAGTGA